Sequence from the Streptomyces sp. NBC_00440 genome:
AGTGCTTGGGGCCGTGACCGTCGCGCAGGCCCTGCCGGTAGATGCGGGCGGCGGAGAACGGGCATCCGGCCTCTACCTCGGCCGGGCAGTCGAGGCAGCGGTCGGCGGCGCCGGGCGGCCGGTTCTCGGGGCGGAAGTGGGTGAGGGAGCCGAAGGAGGAGACGCGGCGCGGGGCCCGGCCGATGACGTCGCCGAGCCAGTCGATGTCGTGACAGGACTTGGTGAGCAGCAGCGGCCCGGTCTCGTCCTCGCGCCGCCAGTTGCCGCGTACGAAGGAGTGCGCGAAGTGGTAGGAGCCGATCGGTTCCAGGTGCTGGACGGAGACGATGTCGCCTACCGCCCCGGAGGCGAGTTCGCGCTTGAGGGCACGGGTGTAGCGGGTGTAGCGCATGACGTGGCACAGGCCGAGGAGGACACCGGCGTTCTCGGCGGCCTCGGCGATGCGGACGCAGTCCTCGTCACTGACGGCCATGGGCTTCTCCAGCAGCACGTGGTAGCCGCGGGCGATGAAGGCGAGCGCGGCGTCCAGGTGCTGGTCGTCGAGAAGGGCGATGACGACGGCATCGGCCAGGCGGGGCCGGGCGGCCAGCTCGCGCCAGTCGGCGAAGACCTGGCCGTCCGCCAGTTCATGGTGGGCGGCGAAGGATTCGCGGCGCGCGTCGTCGGGTTCGGCGACCGCGGTGACCACGGCCCGTTCGGGGCGTTCGGCAGTCAGCTCGGCGTAGGCGGCGCCGCGGGCGCCGGCCCCGGCGAAGGCGATTCGCATGGTGGTCATCCCTTGCTGGCCCCTCCGGTGAGGCCCTTGACGAAGTGTTTCTGGAAGGCGAGGTAGAAGACGAGGATCGGTATCGAGGCGAGGAACATGAACGCGAACACGGCGCCGTAGTCGGACTGGTGCTCGCCGATGGCGCGGTAGACGCCGACGGTGACGGTGGTACCGGAGGCGGGTCCGAGGATGATCAGCGGATTGAGGAAGTCGTTCCAGATCCAGGTCCCGAGGAAGATCAGGACGCTGGCGGAGGCCGGCCGCAGCAGCGGGAAGATCACCTGCCAGAAGGTCCGGAAGCGCCCGGCACCGTCGAGGGCGGCGGCCTCCTCCAGCTCGACCGGGATGGTCTTGACGAACCCGGTGAACACGAACACGCCGAACGGCACGTAGTAGCCGACATTGGACAGCACCACGCCGGCCACGGAGGTCATCAGCCCGAGCGTGCGCAGGACCTCGGTGATCGGCGTCATGATGACCGCGGGGGGCACCATCAGCCCGCACAACAGCACCGCGAGGGCGATCTTCGGCAGCGGGCCGGCGGCCCGCGCCAGATAGTGGCCGAGCATCGCCGAGAGCACGGTGAGAACGGTGATCGAAATGGCGGTGATCTCGACGCTGTTGATGAGCCCGAACCAGAACAAGTGGTCGGTGCGGGTCAGTACGGCGGTGAGGTTGTCGAGCGTCGGGGGGAACGGCAGTGCGGCCGGGCTCCTGACGATCTCGTCCCCCGGTTTGAAGACGTTCGCCAGCACCAGGTACAGCGGAAGGAAGAAGCAGGCCGTCACCAGGACCGCGGCGACGGGGCGCAGCCAGGTGCGGGCCCGGCCGTTGCGGGCGGCGACGCCCGGCCGGGCGCGTTCGCGGTCGAGTACGAGGGTCACAGGTTCACCTCTCGGCGCTGAAGGAAGCGGAGGGCGAGGACGGAGATCGCGGCGACCAGGGCGAGCATCACGGTGGACATGGCCGCGGCGTAGCCGATCCGGTTCCCGGTGAAGGCGGTGGTGACGACGGAGAAGGCGATGGTGGCCGTGGTCCCGTCGCCCGGTCCGCCGTTGGTGATCACCTGGATGTGGTCGTACGCCTTGAACGCGGTGATCAGCAGCATGACGGTGTTGATGGTGACGGCGGGGGCCAGCATCGGCCAGGTGACGTGCCGGAAGCGCCCGCCGGCGCCCGCCCCGTCCAGCGCGGCGGCCTCATGCAGCTCCGGCGGCACGCCCTGGAGTCCGGCGAGGTAGACGACGACGCAGAAGCCGAGCATCTGCCAGGCGATGATGGAGGCGACGGAGTACAGCGCGATCGACGGGTCGGACAGCCAGCCCGGCGGATGGTCCACACCGGCCGACCGCAGCAGCGAGTTGACCATCCCGTCGTCGGTCAGCAGCGCCTGCCAGATCACGCTGACGACCACGGAGCTGAGCACCACGGGTGTGAAGAACACGGCGCGCAGTGCGTGGTAGAGGCGCCCGCGCCGGTCCAGCAGAATCGCGACGCCCAGGCCGAGTACGTTGGGCACGACCACGACGATGGCGGTGACGATCACCGTGTTGCCGAGCGCCCGGTGGAACGCCGGATCGCCCAACAGCTCGCGGTAGTTGGCAAGACCGGTATACCGGGTCGACCGGTGCAGCGGGTTCTCGTCGGTGAGGCTGGACCGCACGCTCATGATGACGGGTACCAGGACGAGGCCGAGGTAGAGAAGGAGGCCGGGGGCGCCGAAGGCGAGGAAGTGGCCGATGCCGGCGAGTGGCGCCCGGCGGCTCGGGCGACGGGCCGTCCTGGACGGCGGGCTTGTGATGGTCACTTGGTGTCCTTGGCCCACTCGGTGTCGAGGTTCTTGGCCAGCTCGTCCGCGGTGGTGCGACCGCTGATCAGGTCGGCGGTGCCGGCCCACAGCCGGTCGGACACGCCGGGTACGAGGCCGGTGTCGCCGGTCTCGACGGTGAAGGAATTGACCAGAGCATGCCGCTTGGCGGCGTCCTGGTAGAGCGCGTCGGTGGCTCGGTACACCGGGCCCATACCGGCCGGTGGGGTGTATCCCCTGATGGCGATGATCGACCCGTCGGCCCTCACCGAGGCGTCGAGGTTGGCCTTGTCCTCCATGAACGCCTTCGCCCACTTCTTCGCCAGCGGGACGTCCGGGGCCGTGGAGCTGACACTCATTCCGCCGCCGGTGTAGGCGGGGACCACGGTCTTGCCGTCGTCGCTCGGCCAGGGGAAGACGCCGACGCCGAAGCCGGGCTTCTTGGCGTCGGCGGAGGCCGCGAACCAGGAACCCATCGGATACATCGCGCCCTTGCCGTCGCGGAATGCCTGCTCGGTGGCGGCGTAGTCGCGGCTGAGACCGGACTTGTCGATATAGCCCTTGGCGGCCAGGTCCTGGACCTTCTTCAGCGCACCCACGAAGGCCGGATCGGTGAAGGAGCGCTTGCCGGACCGGCGTTCGGCCAGCCAGTTCGGCCTGGCCCGGTAGACGTCGGTGCCGACGGCGGCGATATCGGGGTAGCCGTCGGCGAAGGTGTCCTTACCGCCGCCCCCGACAATGATCGGGTCAATGCTCTTGGACTTGAGCTTGGCGCAGTCGTCGAGGAA
This genomic interval carries:
- a CDS encoding Gfo/Idh/MocA family protein, producing MTTMRIAFAGAGARGAAYAELTAERPERAVVTAVAEPDDARRESFAAHHELADGQVFADWRELAARPRLADAVVIALLDDQHLDAALAFIARGYHVLLEKPMAVSDEDCVRIAEAAENAGVLLGLCHVMRYTRYTRALKRELASGAVGDIVSVQHLEPIGSYHFAHSFVRGNWRREDETGPLLLTKSCHDIDWLGDVIGRAPRRVSSFGSLTHFRPENRPPGAADRCLDCPAEVEAGCPFSAARIYRQGLRDGHGPKHYFASVVARDLTEDTLTEALRTGPYGRCAYACDNDVNDHQTVTVEYEGGLTASFTLTAFTPQENRRTRIFGTRGQLTGDGRYLEVYDLLTERRTVIDTSVDGSNNTEGHAGGDRALLYAFVDALSDGCPELVVSGARTGVASHRLVFAAERARRTGTVVTL
- a CDS encoding carbohydrate ABC transporter permease codes for the protein MTLVLDRERARPGVAARNGRARTWLRPVAAVLVTACFFLPLYLVLANVFKPGDEIVRSPAALPFPPTLDNLTAVLTRTDHLFWFGLINSVEITAISITVLTVLSAMLGHYLARAAGPLPKIALAVLLCGLMVPPAVIMTPITEVLRTLGLMTSVAGVVLSNVGYYVPFGVFVFTGFVKTIPVELEEAAALDGAGRFRTFWQVIFPLLRPASASVLIFLGTWIWNDFLNPLIILGPASGTTVTVGVYRAIGEHQSDYGAVFAFMFLASIPILVFYLAFQKHFVKGLTGGASKG
- a CDS encoding carbohydrate ABC transporter permease, whose translation is MTITSPPSRTARRPSRRAPLAGIGHFLAFGAPGLLLYLGLVLVPVIMSVRSSLTDENPLHRSTRYTGLANYRELLGDPAFHRALGNTVIVTAIVVVVPNVLGLGVAILLDRRGRLYHALRAVFFTPVVLSSVVVSVIWQALLTDDGMVNSLLRSAGVDHPPGWLSDPSIALYSVASIIAWQMLGFCVVVYLAGLQGVPPELHEAAALDGAGAGGRFRHVTWPMLAPAVTINTVMLLITAFKAYDHIQVITNGGPGDGTTATIAFSVVTTAFTGNRIGYAAAMSTVMLALVAAISVLALRFLQRREVNL
- a CDS encoding extracellular solute-binding protein, whose amino-acid sequence is MSRRRYGLAAAAAGAVLVLAATGCTAGGSGSSSAGSGGRPVLTFLTFETPNLDAKYWDAAIARASAKVPGVKIKKLVAPSADRNGYVKQLAASGQLPDLMISVNPDGLAQSGKLTAWSAADLADYVSPNANPIGGKIYQLPYNTQPTPLVYYNKDLFAKAGITATPATYQQFLDDCAKLKSKSIDPIIVGGGGKDTFADGYPDIAAVGTDVYRARPNWLAERRSGKRSFTDPAFVGALKKVQDLAAKGYIDKSGLSRDYAATEQAFRDGKGAMYPMGSWFAASADAKKPGFGVGVFPWPSDDGKTVVPAYTGGGMSVSSTAPDVPLAKKWAKAFMEDKANLDASVRADGSIIAIRGYTPPAGMGPVYRATDALYQDAAKRHALVNSFTVETGDTGLVPGVSDRLWAGTADLISGRTTADELAKNLDTEWAKDTK